A section of the Virgibacillus sp. NKC19-3 genome encodes:
- the dcm gene encoding DNA (cytosine-5-)-methyltransferase, with translation MYRFIDLFAGIGGIRLAFEPYGDCVFSSEWDMKAQETYFANFKEKPVGDIRQVNANDIPDHEILLAGFPCQPFSLAGVSKKKSLGMKHGFLDETQGTLFFDIARIIKEKEPQAFLLENVKNLRSHDKGKTFKVIKKVLEKELGYTIYDKVLNAKGLVPQNRERIYIVGFKKPLKFDFPEIPEEGPPLKTILEESVDEKYTLSDKLWNYLQTYKEKHSKKGNGFGYGIADLNSHSRTLSARYHKDGSEILISQGKNKNPRRLTPKECARLQGFPKTFKIEVSDTAAYKQFGNSVAVPVVERIAQNIVYAIERDDTIENEEGQAEHAK, from the coding sequence ATGTACAGATTTATAGATTTATTCGCTGGAATAGGTGGAATCAGACTAGCATTTGAACCATATGGTGACTGCGTTTTTTCATCAGAGTGGGACATGAAAGCGCAGGAAACGTATTTTGCAAACTTTAAAGAAAAACCAGTTGGAGATATAAGACAAGTTAATGCAAACGATATTCCTGATCACGAAATATTATTGGCTGGTTTTCCCTGCCAGCCGTTCTCTTTAGCAGGAGTAAGTAAGAAGAAGAGTTTAGGAATGAAACACGGATTCCTTGATGAAACGCAAGGAACATTATTTTTTGATATTGCAAGAATAATTAAAGAAAAAGAACCACAGGCATTTTTACTCGAAAACGTAAAAAACCTTAGAAGTCATGACAAAGGTAAAACATTTAAGGTGATCAAAAAGGTGCTGGAAAAAGAACTAGGCTATACTATATATGATAAAGTACTTAATGCTAAAGGATTAGTTCCACAAAATAGAGAACGTATTTATATTGTAGGTTTTAAAAAGCCATTGAAATTCGATTTTCCAGAGATTCCAGAGGAAGGACCACCATTAAAAACTATCTTGGAAGAGAGTGTTGATGAAAAATACACATTGTCGGATAAATTATGGAATTACTTACAAACCTATAAAGAGAAACATAGCAAAAAAGGAAATGGTTTTGGATATGGAATTGCTGATTTAAATTCTCATAGCAGAACATTATCGGCTCGGTACCATAAAGATGGAAGTGAGATTTTAATATCACAAGGTAAAAATAAAAATCCTAGACGATTAACTCCTAAAGAATGTGCTCGATTGCAAGGATTTCCTAAAACGTTTAAGATTGAAGTAAGCGACACGGCTGCCTATAAACAATTTGGTAATAGTGTTGCTGTCCCCGTTGTAGAAAGAATAGCCCAAAATATAGTATATGCCATCGAACGGGATGATACAATTGAAAACGAGGAGGGGCAAGCCGAGCATGCAAAATAA
- a CDS encoding type II restriction endonuclease, with protein sequence MQNNLENLTSAIEAARQSGRFFCKFLSPNDSGVNGSHQDGVYLSIKSWDIFFNDIPIPQTGIEDRHVKIHIDDWKEFDSRIVYYTSKKEFRITRFWSNAPYDRNETVGALIIFIPLSEEDYKIHIFNTEDEIEEFTQTFNLSLADNFNVYHEDDEIVVEETFEDKVHELVAGYQDFPQTSVMAEISRRVFMDYHNKKKIQPDKDLINWVDTEYTVFRLIELEVYKDKLVKPFGELQPLLDFASSALNRRKSRAGRSLEHHVNYIFTDIGLPFDNPGRTEGSKKPDFLLPSTDDYQNPDFEENNLILLGAKTTCKDRWRQVLNEGERVTHKYLLTLQQGISENQLEEMENANLQLVVPKPYHKQYPKSYQSKLWAVSQFIDFAREKYI encoded by the coding sequence ATGCAAAATAACTTGGAAAATCTAACAAGTGCAATTGAGGCGGCCAGACAAAGTGGTCGCTTTTTTTGTAAGTTTTTATCTCCTAATGATTCAGGGGTGAACGGTTCACATCAAGATGGTGTCTACCTTAGCATAAAATCATGGGATATCTTTTTTAATGATATTCCAATTCCACAAACAGGTATTGAAGATAGGCATGTAAAGATACATATAGACGATTGGAAAGAATTTGATAGTAGAATTGTATATTATACCTCTAAGAAAGAATTTAGAATCACCCGTTTCTGGTCAAATGCTCCATATGATCGTAACGAAACAGTTGGCGCATTGATTATTTTTATACCACTGTCAGAGGAAGATTACAAAATTCATATTTTCAACACTGAAGATGAAATTGAAGAGTTCACACAAACATTTAATTTATCATTGGCGGATAATTTCAATGTCTACCATGAAGATGACGAGATTGTTGTTGAAGAAACATTTGAAGACAAAGTACATGAATTAGTAGCAGGATATCAAGACTTCCCTCAGACTTCGGTGATGGCCGAAATATCCAGAAGGGTATTCATGGATTACCACAACAAAAAGAAAATACAACCTGATAAAGACCTAATTAATTGGGTAGACACGGAATATACAGTTTTTAGATTAATAGAACTAGAAGTATATAAAGATAAACTCGTTAAACCGTTTGGAGAATTACAACCGCTTCTTGACTTTGCTAGTAGTGCCTTAAACAGAAGAAAAAGCCGTGCAGGTCGAAGCCTAGAACATCATGTTAATTATATTTTTACTGATATTGGATTACCCTTCGATAATCCGGGACGAACAGAGGGAAGTAAGAAGCCGGACTTCTTACTTCCTTCAACTGATGATTATCAGAACCCTGACTTTGAAGAGAATAACTTAATCTTACTCGGTGCCAAAACAACATGTAAAGATAGATGGAGACAGGTACTAAACGAAGGCGAAAGAGTAACACATAAGTATTTATTAACACTTCAACAAGGGATATCTGAAAACCAACTAGAAGAAATGGAAAATGCAAATTTACAACTAGTTGTTCCAAAACCCTACCATAAGCAATATCCAAAATCATATCAAAGTAAATTATGGGCAGTCAGCCAATTTATAGATTTTGCGAGAGAAAAATATATATAA
- a CDS encoding very short patch repair endonuclease produces the protein MTDNLTKEQRRKNMKAIKSVSKLESIVSRELWNKGYRFRRNIKDLKGKPDISIKKYKTVIFIDSCFFHQCPLHGNLPSTNREFWERKLNSNVQRDREVNDYYNEKGWNLMRIWEHEVKEDLNKVIYNISEFIEKSK, from the coding sequence ATGACCGATAACTTAACGAAGGAACAAAGAAGGAAGAATATGAAGGCAATTAAGTCTGTTTCTAAACTAGAGTCGATTGTCAGCAGGGAACTATGGAATAAAGGGTATCGTTTCCGCAGGAACATAAAAGATTTAAAGGGGAAACCTGATATCTCAATAAAGAAATATAAAACAGTTATCTTTATTGACTCTTGCTTTTTTCACCAATGCCCTCTGCATGGAAATTTACCAAGTACAAACAGAGAATTTTGGGAGAGAAAACTAAATAGTAACGTTCAGCGGGATAGGGAAGTGAATGACTACTACAATGAAAAGGGTTGGAACCTCATGCGAATATGGGAGCATGAAGTAAAGGAAGACTTGAATAAAGTAATTTATAATATTTCAGAGTTTATTGAAAAGTCAAAATAA